The following are encoded together in the Nocardioides okcheonensis genome:
- a CDS encoding ferritin-like domain-containing protein, with product MSDDAKAAKELVETLKDGEKGFADAADKLRDGEHPEWATTLHRLSEQRAGFWREIVELGHEYGDDVDKSGSVAAALHRGWISLKDALTGDDAEAVLKAAATGEDHAVSEYEDALKLDLSAGFREVVVRQQAAVVAARDEVKALQTAA from the coding sequence ATGTCTGATGACGCCAAGGCCGCCAAGGAGCTCGTCGAAACGCTGAAGGACGGCGAGAAGGGGTTCGCGGACGCCGCCGACAAGCTCCGCGACGGGGAGCACCCGGAGTGGGCGACGACCCTCCACCGCCTGTCGGAGCAGCGCGCCGGGTTCTGGCGCGAGATCGTCGAGCTCGGCCACGAGTACGGCGACGACGTCGACAAGAGCGGCTCGGTCGCCGCAGCCCTGCACCGCGGCTGGATCTCCCTGAAGGACGCGCTCACCGGCGACGACGCCGAGGCCGTCCTCAAGGCCGCCGCCACCGGCGAGGACCACGCAGTCTCGGAGTACGAGGACGCCCTCAAGCTCGACCTCAGCGCCGGCTTCCGCGAGGTCGTCGTCCGCCAGCAGGCCGCGGTCGTCGCGGCCCGCGACGAGGTCAAGGCGCTGCAGACCGCCGCCTGA
- a CDS encoding ABC-2 transporter permease, which yields MSAATVPSTASTDAEAVRRAVPPIPTGRLVQVELRKMFDTRSGFWMLVSIGVLSVVATGSVIAFAPDNAVTYESFATAIGLPMSVILPMIAILSVTSEWSQRSGLTTFTLVPSRGRVIGAKASAALLVGLGSMVLAFAVGAVGNLAGAAIAGVETVWDVSWSAAPQIVLGNLVGMAIGFTLGVVLRGSAAAIVGYFVVSLVMPGILVLLAQVRSWFEDLQPWVDWNATQVVLFDGATDTGEEWAMLGSTTLIWIVVPLVAGLLSLRRAEVA from the coding sequence ATGAGCGCCGCGACCGTCCCGTCGACCGCCTCGACGGACGCCGAAGCGGTGCGCCGGGCCGTCCCCCCGATCCCGACCGGGCGGCTCGTCCAGGTCGAGCTGCGCAAGATGTTCGACACCCGCTCGGGGTTCTGGATGCTCGTCAGCATCGGCGTCCTGTCGGTCGTCGCGACCGGGTCCGTCATCGCGTTCGCCCCGGACAACGCCGTCACCTACGAGAGCTTCGCGACGGCGATCGGGTTGCCCATGTCGGTCATCCTGCCGATGATCGCCATCCTCTCGGTCACGAGCGAGTGGAGCCAGCGCAGCGGGCTCACGACGTTCACGCTGGTGCCGAGCCGCGGCCGGGTGATCGGCGCCAAGGCGAGCGCGGCGCTCCTGGTCGGCCTCGGCTCGATGGTCCTGGCCTTCGCGGTGGGCGCCGTCGGCAACCTCGCCGGCGCCGCGATCGCCGGTGTCGAGACCGTCTGGGACGTGTCGTGGAGCGCCGCACCCCAGATCGTGCTCGGCAACCTGGTGGGCATGGCCATCGGGTTCACGCTGGGCGTCGTGCTGCGCGGCTCGGCGGCCGCGATCGTCGGCTACTTCGTCGTCTCGCTGGTCATGCCGGGCATCCTCGTGCTACTGGCCCAGGTGCGCTCGTGGTTCGAGGACCTGCAGCCGTGGGTCGACTGGAACGCCACCCAGGTGGTGCTCTTCGACGGCGCCACGGACACCGGCGAGGAGTGGGCGATGCTCGGCTCGACCACGCTGATCTGGATCGTCGTGCCGCTCGTCGCCGGGCTGCTCTCGCTCCGTCGTGCCGAGGTCGCGTAG
- a CDS encoding DUF1349 domain-containing protein produces MTHSVAWTDGRWTNEPAEVVAEGDGLRVTAREGSDAWRLTSYGFIHSSEHALLATMDPESAVEVQFRLDLAEQFDQAGIFVKVDDHSWVKAGVELSDGEESLGAVVTRGASDWSLSPVPAWAGRLVTVRGSWSGNALTIRARVDDEPWRLVRVAPLETSGPVTAGPFCCAPTRSGLTVHFTSWRTTPPDTGLHPST; encoded by the coding sequence ATGACGCACAGCGTTGCCTGGACGGACGGACGCTGGACGAACGAGCCCGCCGAGGTCGTGGCCGAGGGCGACGGCCTGCGCGTCACGGCCCGTGAGGGCAGCGACGCCTGGCGCCTCACGTCCTACGGGTTCATCCACTCCAGCGAGCACGCGCTGCTGGCCACGATGGACCCCGAGTCCGCGGTCGAGGTCCAGTTCCGTCTCGACCTCGCCGAGCAGTTCGACCAGGCCGGCATCTTCGTGAAGGTCGACGACCACTCGTGGGTCAAGGCCGGCGTCGAGCTCAGCGACGGGGAGGAGAGCCTCGGCGCCGTCGTCACCCGGGGCGCGTCGGACTGGTCGCTGTCCCCCGTGCCGGCCTGGGCCGGGCGCCTGGTGACCGTCCGCGGCAGCTGGTCGGGCAACGCGCTGACGATCCGCGCGCGGGTGGACGACGAGCCCTGGCGGCTGGTCCGCGTGGCGCCCCTGGAGACGTCGGGACCCGTCACGGCCGGGCCGTTCTGCTGTGCGCCGACCCGGTCCGGGCTCACGGTGCACTTCACGTCGTGGCGGACCACCCCGCCCGACACCGGGCTGCACCCGAGCACGTGA
- a CDS encoding MarR family transcriptional regulator: MDALEHLMVGPLSAVELAGRLGISQGAVTHLLRRLEKRDHARRTSDPEDRRRVAIELTDAGRDTVVAHVLPMLRDLDALAARMSRRSGEAVIAYLDGSTTALLALAGAEFPPAP, encoded by the coding sequence GTGGATGCCCTCGAGCACCTGATGGTCGGACCCCTGAGTGCGGTGGAGCTCGCTGGGCGCCTCGGCATCAGTCAAGGCGCCGTGACCCACCTGTTGAGGCGCCTCGAGAAGCGTGACCACGCGCGCCGTACGAGTGACCCCGAGGACCGCCGCCGGGTGGCGATCGAGCTCACCGACGCCGGCCGTGACACCGTCGTCGCTCACGTGCTTCCGATGCTTCGAGACCTCGATGCTCTCGCTGCTCGAATGAGCCGACGCAGCGGCGAAGCAGTCATCGCCTACCTCGACGGCTCGACCACTGCACTGCTCGCGCTTGCCGGGGCGGAGTTCCCGCCCGCCCCGTGA
- a CDS encoding aldo/keto reductase: protein MRHRRMGNSGCAVSELCLGTMTFGAETDEAGSHEQLDLFVEAGGTLVDTADVYSAGTSEEIIGRWLADRPRDVTDRVVLATKGRFPMGAGPNDSGLSTRHLTRALDASLGRLGVDAVDLYQVHAFDPHTPLEETLRTLDGFVQAGKIHYYGLSNFTGWQLTKAVHTARALGLREPVTLQPQYSLIVREIEWEVVPAALDAGMGLLPWSPLGGGWLSGKYTRDQRPTGDTRLGEDPGRGMEAWDRRGSERTWRIIDAVERVAQDRGVSMAEVALAWVTNRPAVTSTILGARTTEQLAANLKAAGLVLSAGEQAVLDEASDLAATDYPYGELGLEQRSRDLAGG from the coding sequence ATGCGACACCGACGGATGGGCAACAGCGGCTGCGCGGTCTCCGAGCTGTGCCTCGGCACGATGACGTTCGGCGCCGAGACCGACGAGGCGGGCTCGCACGAGCAGCTCGACCTGTTCGTCGAGGCCGGCGGCACGCTCGTCGACACCGCGGACGTCTACTCCGCCGGGACCTCCGAGGAGATCATCGGCCGCTGGCTGGCCGACCGGCCCCGCGACGTCACCGACCGGGTCGTCCTCGCCACCAAGGGCCGGTTCCCCATGGGCGCCGGGCCCAACGACAGCGGGCTCTCCACGCGCCACCTCACCCGTGCGCTCGACGCCTCGCTCGGACGTCTCGGCGTCGACGCGGTCGACCTCTACCAGGTCCACGCCTTCGACCCGCACACGCCGCTGGAGGAGACGCTGCGCACGCTCGACGGCTTCGTGCAGGCCGGGAAGATCCACTACTACGGGCTCTCCAACTTCACCGGGTGGCAGCTGACCAAGGCCGTCCACACCGCCCGGGCGCTGGGCCTGCGCGAGCCCGTGACCCTGCAGCCGCAGTACAGCCTGATCGTCCGCGAGATCGAGTGGGAGGTCGTGCCGGCCGCGCTCGACGCCGGCATGGGCCTGCTGCCGTGGAGCCCGCTGGGCGGCGGCTGGCTGTCCGGGAAGTACACCCGCGACCAGCGGCCCACCGGCGACACCCGGCTCGGGGAGGACCCCGGCCGCGGCATGGAGGCCTGGGACCGGCGGGGGAGCGAGCGCACCTGGCGGATCATCGACGCCGTCGAGCGCGTCGCGCAGGACCGCGGGGTGTCCATGGCCGAGGTCGCCCTCGCCTGGGTCACCAACCGCCCCGCCGTCACCTCCACGATCCTCGGCGCCCGCACCACCGAGCAGCTCGCCGCCAACCTGAAGGCGGCCGGGCTGGTGCTGTCGGCGGGGGAGCAGGCGGTCCTCGACGAGGCCAGCGACCTCGCCGCCACGGACTACCCCTACGGCGAGCTAGGCCTCGAGCAGCGCAGCCGCGACCTCGCCGGCGGCTGA
- a CDS encoding thiamine pyrophosphate-dependent enzyme: MTTVAELLIESLAQHGVRQVWGVVGDALNPVTDAIRREDRVEWMAVRHEEAAAFAASAQSQLTDDLAVCMGTVGPGAIHLLNGLYDAKKSRTPVLAICGQVPREEIGSDFFQEVDNDVLFADVSVFCETVTSVDQVPRIIEQAVNAALSERGVAVLSLPGDVGGLDLPKDTPLPRFVTEQPELAPTSDAVRAAAGAINAAGSVTFLVGMGARHARDEVLRAAELLAAPMVLSLKAKEGFDDDNPFEIGQSGLIGNPATARALESCDVLVLIGTDFPYPEFLPTGKTVVQIDVRGAHVGRRTPVDHAVVGDSRLALAALLPLLQEKTDRGHLEEARTVYEKWAGGQEHFTHADYDHKKVGLLRRRVDNPDGLVRPELLAAALERHADPDAVFTTDTGMSTVWLSRFIRMSGRRRMLGSYNLGSMANAMPMALGAQALDRDRQVIALCGDGGLTMLLGDLITAVTEELPVKLVVFDNGRLGMVKLEMEQVGLPEFGTFLHNPDFAKVAEALGMRGIRVTDPREVDAAVADALAHPGPVLLDVLTNPDEIALPPKPTLAQGWGFAIAKSKEFVVSPE; encoded by the coding sequence ATGACGACTGTCGCGGAGCTGCTCATCGAGTCCCTCGCCCAGCACGGAGTCCGGCAGGTCTGGGGCGTCGTGGGCGACGCGCTCAACCCGGTCACCGACGCCATCCGCCGCGAGGACCGCGTCGAGTGGATGGCCGTGCGGCACGAGGAGGCTGCGGCGTTCGCCGCGTCCGCCCAGTCGCAGCTGACCGACGACCTCGCCGTGTGCATGGGCACCGTCGGCCCGGGCGCCATCCACCTGCTCAACGGTCTCTACGACGCGAAGAAGTCGAGGACGCCCGTCCTGGCGATCTGCGGCCAGGTCCCGCGGGAGGAGATCGGCTCGGACTTCTTCCAGGAGGTCGACAACGACGTGCTCTTCGCCGACGTGTCCGTCTTCTGCGAGACGGTGACCAGCGTCGACCAGGTGCCCCGGATCATCGAGCAGGCGGTCAACGCGGCCCTCTCCGAGCGCGGGGTCGCCGTGCTGAGCCTGCCGGGCGACGTGGGCGGCCTCGACCTCCCGAAGGACACCCCGCTCCCCAGGTTCGTGACCGAGCAACCGGAGCTCGCCCCCACCTCCGACGCCGTCCGTGCCGCGGCCGGTGCGATCAACGCGGCCGGGTCGGTGACGTTCCTCGTCGGCATGGGGGCCCGCCACGCCCGCGACGAGGTGCTGCGGGCGGCCGAGCTCCTCGCGGCGCCGATGGTGCTCTCGCTCAAGGCGAAGGAGGGCTTCGACGACGACAACCCCTTCGAGATCGGCCAGTCCGGCCTGATCGGCAACCCGGCCACCGCGCGGGCCCTCGAGTCGTGCGACGTGCTGGTGCTCATCGGCACCGACTTCCCCTACCCGGAGTTCCTCCCGACCGGCAAGACCGTGGTGCAGATCGACGTCCGCGGCGCCCACGTCGGACGGCGTACCCCGGTCGACCACGCGGTCGTGGGCGACTCGCGCCTGGCGCTGGCCGCGCTGCTGCCGCTGCTGCAGGAGAAGACCGACCGGGGCCACCTCGAGGAGGCGCGCACGGTCTACGAGAAGTGGGCCGGTGGGCAGGAGCACTTCACCCACGCCGACTACGACCACAAGAAGGTCGGGTTGCTGCGACGCAGGGTGGACAACCCCGACGGGCTGGTCCGCCCGGAGCTGCTCGCGGCCGCCCTCGAGCGGCACGCGGACCCCGACGCCGTCTTCACGACCGACACCGGCATGTCGACGGTCTGGCTGAGCCGCTTCATCCGGATGAGCGGGCGACGACGGATGCTGGGGTCGTACAACCTCGGCTCGATGGCGAACGCGATGCCGATGGCCCTGGGTGCCCAGGCGCTCGACCGCGACCGCCAGGTCATCGCGCTCTGCGGCGACGGTGGGCTCACGATGCTCCTGGGCGACCTGATCACGGCCGTCACCGAGGAGCTTCCGGTCAAGCTGGTCGTCTTCGACAACGGCCGGCTCGGGATGGTCAAGCTCGAGATGGAGCAGGTGGGGCTGCCGGAGTTCGGCACATTCCTGCACAACCCCGACTTCGCGAAGGTCGCGGAAGCCCTCGGGATGCGCGGGATCCGGGTGACCGACCCGCGCGAGGTCGACGCCGCCGTCGCGGACGCGCTGGCCCACCCCGGTCCCGTCCTCCTCGACGTCCTGACCAACCCGGACGAGATCGCGCTCCCGCCGAAGCCCACCCTGGCGCAGGGGTGGGGGTTCGCGATCGCCAAGAGCAAGGAGTTCGTCGTCTCGCCGGAGTAG
- a CDS encoding HNH endonuclease signature motif containing protein, with protein sequence MTLVDPVEQLHPIVECAVDLRASLKGVAPVEPVFMSVGEKRAALVELVAARSQLDGLLSRVLAASDDVGTVEGSRDAVPWVAAETRSTRREVRRDLALGRAMENHPEVGRLLADGTLRAEQARAIVEAVDALPDRVDVAVREEAEARLLAYARLHDARALRQIGKRILDVVAPEVGESAEADALAEEERRAAESVSFLMSDDGEGRCHGRFTVPSHVGAILRRILQALANPARHTEGDLRDENGVWKPSRRRMGEAFVEYVERYPLDATPQTAGVSVSVVVAVTLQDLLGEHAVALLDDGTRMSAAQARRLACEAGIVPVVLGGDGQVLDLGRSRRLFSKAQRIALGLRDGGCTAKGCETTASGCHAHHDDPWSNGGATDLVNGRLLCPRHHRLAHDPRYAKTIHADNQVSFTMRT encoded by the coding sequence ATGACCCTGGTGGATCCGGTGGAGCAGCTGCATCCGATCGTGGAGTGCGCCGTGGACCTGCGTGCGTCGTTGAAGGGTGTGGCGCCGGTGGAGCCGGTGTTCATGTCGGTGGGGGAGAAGCGGGCGGCGCTGGTGGAGCTGGTGGCGGCGCGGTCGCAGCTGGACGGGCTGCTCTCGCGGGTGCTGGCGGCCTCGGACGACGTCGGGACGGTGGAGGGTTCTCGGGACGCGGTTCCGTGGGTCGCGGCCGAGACGCGGTCCACGCGGCGTGAGGTACGCCGCGACCTGGCGCTGGGGCGCGCGATGGAGAACCACCCGGAGGTCGGGCGTCTGCTTGCCGACGGCACGCTGCGGGCGGAGCAGGCGCGGGCGATCGTCGAGGCGGTTGATGCGCTGCCGGACCGTGTCGACGTCGCCGTGCGGGAGGAGGCCGAGGCGAGGCTGCTGGCCTACGCGCGGCTGCATGATGCGAGGGCGTTGCGGCAGATCGGGAAGCGGATCCTGGACGTGGTGGCACCCGAGGTGGGGGAGTCGGCCGAGGCCGACGCGCTGGCCGAGGAGGAGCGCCGGGCGGCGGAGTCGGTGTCGTTCTTGATGTCGGACGACGGTGAGGGCCGCTGCCACGGCCGGTTCACGGTCCCCTCGCACGTGGGTGCGATCCTGCGGCGGATCCTGCAGGCGTTGGCGAACCCGGCCCGGCACACCGAGGGGGACCTGCGCGACGAGAACGGTGTGTGGAAGCCGTCGCGGCGGCGGATGGGTGAGGCGTTCGTGGAGTACGTCGAGCGGTACCCGCTGGACGCGACCCCGCAGACCGCGGGCGTGAGCGTGTCGGTGGTGGTGGCGGTGACGTTGCAGGACCTGCTGGGTGAGCACGCGGTGGCGCTGCTGGACGACGGCACGCGGATGTCGGCGGCCCAGGCCCGCCGGCTGGCGTGCGAGGCCGGGATCGTCCCGGTGGTGCTCGGCGGCGACGGGCAGGTGCTGGACCTGGGACGGTCGCGGCGGCTCTTCAGCAAGGCGCAGCGGATCGCGCTGGGGTTGCGGGACGGCGGGTGCACCGCGAAGGGGTGTGAGACGACCGCGTCGGGGTGTCATGCCCACCACGACGACCCGTGGTCCAACGGTGGTGCGACCGATCTGGTGAACGGGCGGTTGCTGTGCCCGCGCCACCACCGCCTGGCCCACGACCCGCGCTACGCCAAGACCATCCACGCCGACAACCAGGTCAGCTTCACCATGCGGACGTGA
- a CDS encoding NAD(P)-dependent oxidoreductase, with translation MRIGLLGATGGSGEALLSLACEAGHDVRVVARRPDAVQVPKGASVHVALGDATDPAALGSGLDGCEVVVNLVGVSGLLAARRGTTVYSRSVAALVAAAPTAGFSRVVLVTSGGVVDQPDDGWFYTHVLKRHFLEPTYRDMRLAERSLQHSDLGWTIVRPGYLTGDKQRTDYRVSIDAPLAKDGSLSRWSLAHAILQRALSDEALGHTLAVAT, from the coding sequence ATGAGAATCGGTCTCCTCGGAGCGACTGGCGGAAGTGGAGAGGCGCTTCTGAGTCTGGCATGCGAAGCAGGCCACGACGTCCGCGTCGTCGCTCGACGCCCCGACGCGGTCCAGGTCCCGAAGGGAGCGTCGGTCCACGTCGCGTTGGGTGACGCCACCGACCCGGCAGCGCTCGGCTCTGGACTCGACGGCTGCGAGGTCGTCGTCAACCTCGTCGGCGTGAGCGGCCTGCTCGCCGCGCGGCGTGGCACCACGGTCTACTCACGGAGCGTCGCGGCCCTCGTCGCCGCAGCTCCTACAGCCGGATTCTCCCGCGTGGTGCTCGTCACCAGCGGCGGAGTCGTGGACCAACCGGATGACGGCTGGTTCTACACGCACGTCCTCAAGCGCCACTTCCTCGAGCCGACGTACCGCGACATGCGCCTCGCGGAGCGATCACTCCAGCACAGCGACCTGGGCTGGACCATCGTCCGCCCCGGCTACCTCACGGGCGACAAGCAACGCACCGACTACCGCGTCAGCATCGATGCCCCCCTGGCCAAGGACGGCTCGTTGAGCAGGTGGAGCCTCGCGCACGCCATCCTCCAGCGGGCACTCAGCGACGAGGCGCTCGGCCACACGCTTGCCGTGGCCACGTGA
- a CDS encoding SDR family NAD(P)-dependent oxidoreductase has product MTDQTMAGRTVLVTGASDGIGAETARVLAQRGATVLVTGRSRDKLRPVAEAVGTEPLVADFARLDDVRRLAGQVADRAGTLDVLMNNAGGTFSPSRTTHDGHEPNFQVNHLAPFLLTNLLRPTLAAAGRSLVVNTSSIGNLMGKVVLDDLDYEHRKAREFPAYGTGKLMNILFTRGIADRWADDGITSAAVHPGPVGSSFGRDSRIVGLLYRTPLARFATISVPDGAAPLVALAERGPDPEVNGRYFSRFHVDGRENRQASDQALIDGLWERSAALVGIG; this is encoded by the coding sequence ATGACTGATCAGACGATGGCCGGCCGCACGGTGCTGGTGACCGGGGCGAGCGACGGGATCGGCGCGGAGACCGCCAGGGTCCTGGCCCAGCGGGGCGCGACGGTCCTCGTCACGGGGCGCTCGCGCGACAAGCTGCGCCCGGTCGCGGAGGCCGTCGGCACGGAGCCGCTGGTCGCCGACTTCGCCCGCCTCGACGACGTACGCCGCCTCGCCGGGCAGGTCGCGGACCGCGCCGGCACGCTCGACGTGCTGATGAACAACGCCGGCGGCACCTTCTCGCCGTCGAGGACGACCCACGACGGCCACGAGCCCAACTTCCAGGTCAACCACCTCGCGCCGTTCCTGCTGACCAACCTGCTGCGCCCGACGCTGGCCGCGGCGGGACGCTCGCTCGTGGTGAACACCTCCAGCATCGGCAACCTGATGGGCAAGGTCGTGCTCGACGACCTCGACTACGAGCACCGCAAGGCGCGCGAGTTCCCCGCCTACGGCACCGGCAAGCTGATGAACATCCTCTTCACCCGCGGCATCGCCGACCGGTGGGCGGACGACGGGATCACCTCGGCCGCCGTGCACCCCGGGCCGGTGGGCAGCTCCTTCGGCCGCGACTCCCGGATCGTCGGCCTGCTCTACCGCACGCCGCTCGCCCGCTTCGCCACGATCAGCGTCCCCGACGGTGCCGCGCCGCTGGTCGCCCTCGCCGAGCGCGGCCCTGACCCCGAGGTCAACGGGCGGTACTTCAGCCGCTTCCACGTCGACGGCCGGGAGAACAGGCAGGCCAGCGACCAGGCGCTCATCGACGGGCTCTGGGAGCGGTCGGCCGCGCTGGTCGGGATCGGCTGA
- a CDS encoding ABC transporter ATP-binding protein, translating to MITVQSLTRTYAGSTAVDDVSFTARPGRVTGFLGPNGAGKSTTMRMMVGLTAPSSGSATIDGARFVDLPNPGREVGVLLDASAQHAGRTGREVLTVASHTMGLPRGRVDEMLERVSLTPAEAGRRVRAYSLGMRQRLGIATALLGDPHVLILDEPANGLDPAGIRWMRDLLTGFASRGGTVLLSSHLLHEIEVVADDLVVIGHGRIVASGTKEELLAAAGTLARASSPRDLAHALERAGIASTLAGDGSVRTEAEPARVGAVALAAGIALTELRSAEGAGLEDMFLSLTADTQREGAAA from the coding sequence ATGATCACAGTCCAGTCCCTGACCCGGACGTACGCCGGCTCCACCGCGGTCGACGACGTCTCCTTCACCGCCCGACCCGGCCGCGTGACCGGCTTCCTCGGCCCGAACGGCGCCGGGAAGTCCACCACGATGCGCATGATGGTGGGCCTGACCGCGCCCTCGTCCGGCTCCGCCACCATCGACGGCGCACGGTTCGTCGACCTGCCCAACCCCGGACGCGAGGTGGGCGTCCTGCTGGACGCCTCGGCTCAGCACGCCGGTCGGACCGGGCGCGAGGTCCTCACCGTCGCCTCGCACACCATGGGCCTGCCCCGCGGGCGGGTCGACGAGATGCTCGAGCGGGTCAGCCTGACGCCCGCCGAGGCCGGGCGCCGGGTGCGCGCCTACTCGCTCGGGATGCGCCAGCGACTCGGCATCGCCACCGCCCTGCTCGGCGACCCGCACGTGCTGATCCTCGACGAGCCGGCCAACGGGCTCGACCCGGCCGGGATCCGCTGGATGCGCGACCTGCTGACCGGCTTCGCGAGCCGGGGCGGCACGGTGCTGCTGTCGTCGCACCTGCTCCACGAGATCGAGGTCGTCGCCGACGACCTGGTCGTGATCGGTCATGGCAGGATCGTTGCGTCCGGCACGAAGGAGGAGCTCCTGGCGGCCGCCGGCACGCTGGCCCGTGCGTCGTCGCCGCGCGACCTCGCGCACGCGCTCGAGCGGGCCGGGATCGCGAGCACGCTCGCCGGCGACGGCTCGGTCCGCACGGAGGCCGAGCCCGCCCGGGTGGGGGCCGTGGCCCTCGCCGCCGGCATCGCCCTCACCGAGCTCCGGTCGGCCGAGGGCGCAGGGCTCGAGGACATGTTCCTGTCCCTCACGGCCGACACCCAGCGCGAAGGGGCGGCAGCATGA
- a CDS encoding NAD-dependent succinate-semialdehyde dehydrogenase — MSDYQVTNPSTGEVEKEFPTATDAEVQDALARSHAAYGEWRTTSKDERAQVLRRVADLYDERADELAAIIAREMGKPVREGKGEIKLVSSIFRYYADQGPTLLADAPLDPAMGGSALVRKESVGPLLGIMPWNFPYYQVARFAAPNLMVGNTILLKHAPQCPESALAIDQIFADAGLPADAYINLFATNDQSADIIADPRVVGVSVTGSERAGSAVAEVAGRHLKKVVLELGGSDPFILLDADDLGAAVKSAVRGRMGNAGQACNGAKRMIVVDDLYDEFVEQFTAAMGALTPGDPFESSSGFGPLSSEAAATTLLEQVEDAVSKGATLRTGGKRLDRPGAFVEATVLTDVTPDMRAYGEELFGPAAVVYRVEDAAEAVALANDSSFGLGGVVWSSDTEKAQRVADQLDTGMVWINSAQGSAADLPFGGTKRSGVGRELGPYGIDEFVNKKLIYTPAG; from the coding sequence ATGAGCGACTACCAGGTCACCAACCCGTCCACCGGCGAGGTCGAGAAGGAGTTCCCCACCGCCACCGACGCCGAGGTGCAGGACGCGCTCGCGCGCAGCCACGCGGCGTACGGCGAGTGGCGCACGACGTCGAAGGACGAGCGCGCGCAGGTGCTCCGCCGGGTCGCCGACCTCTACGACGAGCGCGCCGACGAGCTCGCCGCGATCATCGCCCGCGAGATGGGCAAGCCGGTCCGCGAGGGCAAGGGCGAGATCAAGCTCGTCTCCTCGATCTTCCGCTACTACGCCGACCAGGGCCCGACGCTGCTCGCCGACGCCCCGCTCGACCCCGCGATGGGTGGCAGCGCGCTGGTGCGCAAGGAGTCGGTCGGCCCGCTGCTCGGGATCATGCCGTGGAACTTCCCCTACTACCAGGTGGCCCGCTTCGCCGCGCCCAACCTCATGGTCGGCAACACGATCCTGCTCAAGCACGCCCCGCAGTGCCCCGAGTCGGCGCTCGCGATCGACCAGATCTTCGCCGACGCCGGGCTGCCGGCCGACGCCTACATCAACCTCTTCGCCACCAACGACCAGTCGGCCGACATCATCGCCGACCCGCGCGTCGTCGGCGTCTCCGTGACCGGCTCCGAGCGGGCCGGCTCGGCCGTCGCGGAGGTGGCGGGCCGCCACCTCAAGAAGGTCGTCCTCGAGCTCGGCGGCTCCGACCCGTTCATCCTCCTCGACGCCGACGACCTCGGCGCCGCCGTGAAGTCGGCCGTCCGCGGCCGGATGGGCAACGCCGGACAGGCCTGCAACGGCGCGAAGCGGATGATCGTCGTCGACGACCTCTACGACGAGTTCGTCGAGCAGTTCACCGCGGCGATGGGCGCGCTCACGCCGGGCGACCCGTTCGAGTCGTCCTCCGGCTTCGGCCCGCTGTCCTCCGAGGCCGCCGCGACGACCCTGCTCGAGCAGGTCGAGGACGCCGTCTCCAAGGGCGCCACGCTCCGCACCGGCGGCAAGCGGCTCGACCGCCCGGGCGCCTTCGTCGAGGCCACCGTGCTCACCGACGTCACGCCCGACATGCGCGCCTACGGCGAGGAGCTCTTCGGCCCCGCCGCGGTCGTCTACCGCGTCGAGGACGCCGCCGAGGCGGTCGCGCTGGCCAACGACTCGTCGTTCGGCCTCGGAGGCGTCGTCTGGAGCTCGGACACCGAGAAGGCCCAGCGGGTCGCCGACCAGCTCGACACCGGCATGGTCTGGATCAACAGCGCCCAGGGGTCGGCGGCCGACCTCCCCTTCGGCGGGACCAAGCGTTCGGGCGTCGGTCGCGAGCTCGGCCCCTACGGCATCGACGAGTTCGTCAACAAGAAGCTCATCTACACCCCCGCGGGCTGA